From a region of the Sorex araneus isolate mSorAra2 chromosome 10, mSorAra2.pri, whole genome shotgun sequence genome:
- the FOXB1 gene encoding forkhead box protein B1 yields the protein MPRPGRNTYSDQKPPYSYISLTAMAIQSSPEKMLPLSEIYKFIMDRFPYYRENTQRWQNSLRHNLSFNDCFIKIPRRPDQPGKGSFWALHPSCGDMFENGSFLRRRKRFKVLKSDHLAPSKPADAAQYLQQQAKLRLSALAASGTHLPQMPAAAYNLGGVAQPSGFKHPFAIENIIAREYKMPGGLAFSAMQPVPAAYPLPNQLTTMGSSLGPGWPHVYGSAGVLDSAAPISMASGDYGAYGVPLKPLCHAAGQTLPAIPVPIKPTPAAVPALPALPAPIPALLSNSPPSLSPTSSQTATSQSSPATPSETLTSPASALHSVAVH from the coding sequence ATGCCTCGGCCGGGCCGTAACACGTACAGCGACCAGAAGCCGCCCTACTCGTACATCTCGCTGACCGCCATGGCCATCCAGAGCTCTCCCGAGAAGATGCTGCCGCTGAGCGAGATCTACAAGTTCATCATGGACCGCTTCCCCTACTACCGGGAGAACACGCAGCGCTGGCAAAACAGCTTGCGCCACAACCTCTCCTTCAACGACTGCTTCATCAAGATCCCGCGCCGGCCCGACCAGCCCGGCAAGGGCAGCTTCTGGGCTCTGCACCCCAGCTGCGGCGACATGTTCGAGAACGGCAGCTTCCTGCGGCGCCGCAAGCGCTTCAAGGTGCTCAAGTCCGACCACCTGGCGCCCAGCAAGCCGGCCGACGCGGCGCAGTACCTGCAGCAGCAGGCCAAACTGCGGCTCAGCGCCCTGGCCGCCTCGGGCACGCACCTGCCGCAGATGCCCGCCGCCGCCTACAACCTGGGCGGCGTGGCGCAGCCCTCGGGCTTCAAGCATCCCTTCGCCATCGAGAACATCATCGCGCGCGAGTACAAGATGCCCGGTGGCCTGGCCTTCTCGGCCATGCAGCCGGTGCCCGCCGCCTACCCGCTCCCTAACCAGTTGACTACCATGGGCAGCTCGCTGGGCCCCGGCTGGCCACATGTGTACGGTTCGGCGGGCGTGCTCGACTCGGCCGCCCCCATCTCCATGGCTAGCGGCGACTACGGCGCCTATGGGGTGCCCCTGAAGCCTCTGTGCCACGCGGCTGGGCAGACGCTGCCCGCCATCCCCGTGCCCATCAAGCCCACGCCGGCCGCTGTGCCTGCACTGCCCGCGCTGCCCGCGCCAATCCCCGCCTTGCTCTCGAACTCGCCGCCCTCGCTCAGTCCCACGTCGTCCCAGACAGCCACCAGCCAAAGTAGCCCCGCCACCCCCAGCGAGACCCTCACCAGCCCGGCCTCCGCGCTGCACTCAGTGGCCGTGCACTGA